From the Limisphaerales bacterium genome, one window contains:
- a CDS encoding FHA domain-containing protein, translating to MSVPHTLVTVGRNSSKGTPELDLTQDKSVSRKHAKIWEEEGEYWIEDLGSRLGTWVNGLRRTKIKVKFGDRIKVGKTMLQLMPSNVGELSQE from the coding sequence GTGAGTGTGCCGCATACGCTAGTGACGGTGGGGCGGAACAGCTCGAAGGGAACGCCGGAGCTGGATTTAACGCAGGACAAATCGGTGAGCCGCAAGCACGCGAAAATTTGGGAGGAGGAAGGGGAATATTGGATTGAGGATTTGGGGAGCCGTCTGGGGACGTGGGTGAATGGCCTGCGGCGGACGAAGATTAAGGTGAAGTTTGGGGATCGGATCAAGGTGGGAAAAACAATGCTGCAGTTGATGCCTTCGAATGTGGGGGAGTTGAGTCAGGAGTAG
- the cobA gene encoding uroporphyrinogen-III C-methyltransferase has product MTAPATVYLVGAGPGDAGLLTVRGAELLARAQVVAYDALCNPALLKLAPAEAEIIFAGKRSADHAIPQDELNSLLVEKANQGKTVVRLKGGDPFVFGRGGEEAQELAAAGVPFEIVPGISSAVAAPAYAGIPVTHRDHCSSYTVITGHERPEKGGESAIDWKNLAANPGTKIVLMGVERLRTIADQLQKNGLAADTPVALVRWGTTGRHQALTGQLDSIADAVEQANFKSPAVTIIGSVVKLRDELNWFEQRPLFGQRVVVTRTRQQASALASRLSELGADVLEIPTIRIEEPTDKSPIGDAILGLGSYQWLVFTSPNGVDHFFKYFLRGFEDLRDLGGCRIAAIGPATAAKLKALHLKIDLMPEDYTADGVARAFADSEDFTIENENICLLRAEVANPELPKALEELGAIVDDIPVYRTVPETEDRTGAVARLEAEGANWITFTSSSTVENFDARFGLKETLKQHSMQPISIGPETTKTLKALGTPPAIEANPHTIEGVVGALLSKVS; this is encoded by the coding sequence ATGACAGCTCCCGCCACAGTTTATTTAGTCGGCGCCGGCCCCGGCGATGCCGGACTGCTCACCGTGCGCGGTGCCGAGCTTCTCGCCCGCGCCCAAGTCGTCGCCTACGATGCCCTGTGCAATCCCGCGCTCCTCAAGCTCGCCCCCGCCGAAGCCGAGATCATCTTCGCCGGCAAACGCTCCGCCGACCACGCCATCCCGCAGGACGAACTCAACTCCCTCCTCGTTGAAAAAGCCAACCAAGGCAAAACCGTCGTCCGCCTCAAAGGCGGCGATCCATTTGTCTTTGGCCGCGGCGGCGAAGAAGCGCAGGAACTTGCCGCCGCCGGCGTTCCATTCGAAATCGTCCCCGGCATTTCCTCCGCCGTGGCCGCGCCCGCGTACGCTGGAATCCCCGTCACCCATCGCGATCATTGCTCCAGCTACACCGTCATCACCGGCCACGAACGCCCCGAGAAAGGCGGAGAAAGCGCCATCGACTGGAAAAACCTCGCCGCAAATCCCGGCACAAAAATCGTCCTAATGGGCGTCGAACGCCTGCGCACCATCGCCGATCAATTGCAAAAAAACGGCCTTGCCGCCGACACCCCCGTGGCTCTCGTCCGTTGGGGCACCACCGGCCGCCACCAAGCCCTCACCGGCCAACTCGATTCCATTGCCGACGCCGTTGAACAAGCCAACTTCAAATCCCCCGCCGTGACAATCATCGGCAGCGTCGTTAAACTCCGTGATGAGTTGAATTGGTTTGAGCAACGCCCGCTCTTTGGTCAACGCGTCGTTGTCACCCGCACCCGCCAACAAGCCAGCGCACTCGCCAGCCGTCTCAGCGAACTAGGCGCCGACGTGCTCGAAATCCCCACCATCCGCATCGAAGAACCCACAGACAAATCCCCCATCGGAGATGCCATTCTTGGTTTGGGTTCGTACCAATGGTTGGTCTTCACCAGCCCCAACGGCGTGGATCATTTTTTTAAATACTTCCTGCGCGGCTTTGAAGACCTCCGCGATCTCGGAGGCTGCCGCATTGCCGCCATCGGCCCCGCCACCGCTGCCAAGCTTAAGGCGTTGCATTTGAAAATCGATTTGATGCCCGAAGATTACACTGCCGACGGCGTCGCCAGGGCGTTTGCCGACAGCGAAGATTTCACCATCGAAAACGAAAACATCTGCCTCCTCCGCGCCGAAGTCGCCAATCCTGAATTGCCCAAAGCACTCGAAGAATTAGGCGCAATCGTTGATGACATTCCCGTGTACAGAACCGTCCCCGAAACCGAAGACCGCACCGGCGCTGTCGCCAGATTAGAAGCAGAGGGCGCAAATTGGATCACTTTTACCAGTAGCTCCACCGTCGAAAATTTTGACGCTCGATTTGGCCTCAAAGAAACGCTCAAGCAACATTCAATGCAACCCATCAGCATCGGCCCCGAAACCACCAAGACCCTCAAAGCCCTCGGCACGCCCCCCGCCATCGAAGCCAACCCGCACACCATTGAGGGTGTAGTTGGAGCGCTTTTATCAAAAGTCAGCTAA
- the pabC gene encoding aminodeoxychorismate lyase, with protein MIVFLNGQFLREEEAKISVFDRGFLYGDGIFETLRVNNGKPFLIDRHLGRLQHGMGTLHIGERYDFGQLLQHATALIAKNNSINAVLRIHITRGAGKRGYSPSGNFEPTVLMSLHEAPTINPDTVPPRKLITATQVLSDHDPMSTVKTTNKLPHILATREAEVANADDALLTNREGNVTEATSSNLFWIKDSEIITPPVQSGCLSGITRGMVLELAASIGLPTHQLNAVPRDLYTADGVFLTNSVSEIQPVNSLDGHDLAVSPLIHELHLAYHEVMDAQ; from the coding sequence GTGATTGTCTTCCTCAACGGCCAGTTCCTCCGCGAGGAGGAGGCGAAGATTTCCGTCTTTGATCGCGGCTTTCTGTATGGCGATGGTATTTTTGAAACGCTCCGCGTGAACAATGGCAAACCATTCCTAATTGACCGCCACCTTGGTCGGCTCCAACACGGGATGGGCACGCTCCACATTGGCGAGCGTTATGATTTTGGTCAACTGCTTCAGCACGCCACAGCGTTAATTGCGAAAAATAATTCTATCAACGCTGTGTTGCGTATTCACATAACCCGCGGCGCAGGCAAACGCGGCTACTCGCCCTCGGGAAATTTTGAACCCACCGTATTGATGAGCCTGCACGAAGCGCCAACCATCAACCCCGACACGGTGCCCCCCCGCAAACTCATCACAGCCACGCAAGTGCTGAGCGATCACGACCCGATGTCCACCGTGAAGACCACCAACAAACTACCGCACATTCTCGCCACACGCGAAGCGGAAGTGGCAAACGCCGATGACGCGCTACTCACCAATCGCGAAGGCAACGTCACCGAGGCCACGAGCAGCAATTTATTTTGGATTAAGGACAGCGAAATTATCACGCCGCCGGTGCAGAGCGGTTGCCTCTCCGGCATCACGCGCGGGATGGTGCTCGAGCTGGCCGCTTCCATCGGGCTGCCCACGCATCAACTCAACGCCGTGCCGCGCGATTTGTATACGGCAGATGGCGTGTTTCTCACCAACAGCGTGAGCGAAATCCAGCCCGTCAATTCACTGGACGGCCACGATCTCGCCGTATCGCCACTCATCCACGAACTGCACCTCGCCTATCACGAGGTGATGGACGCCCAATAA
- a CDS encoding DUF1501 domain-containing protein gives MKKQINLASTRRDFLATSACGLGGVALSSMLLEDGLLGAQFANPMAPRTPHFDAKAKACINIFMAGAPSHLDLFDPKPVLNERHGQKLPKEILDKARFAFIKPDTATLRGSKRVFKPHGQCGMELSDYLPHLGTVADELLLVRSMHSEEFNHHPGQLLMQCGASRFGLPTMGSWMTYGLGSESNNLPGYVVLTAGRGSSGGATLWQSGFLPSTYEGVLFRTQGEPVLNLDNPKGLPPELQRLGLNALRQLNQSRFEKIHDPEIASRIASYELASRMQTAAPELIDLSRETAATQKAYGLNRAEPKGGGRGQLGNTYQDFARNCLLARRLVERGVRFINIVYASWDHHSNLDPELKYNAGAVDQPIAALIKDLKQRGMLDSTMVSWSAEFGRTPLGENRNGRTAGTGRDHHPFCFSMAMAGGGLKGGQVYGATDEIGWAITENPVHPNDLHATMLHQFGIDHKRLTYRFQGRDYRLTDVAGKVIPQWLT, from the coding sequence ATGAAGAAACAAATAAACTTAGCAAGTACGCGACGGGATTTTCTGGCGACCTCGGCCTGCGGACTTGGGGGCGTGGCCTTGTCGTCGATGTTGCTGGAGGACGGATTGCTCGGGGCACAATTCGCTAACCCGATGGCACCCCGCACGCCTCATTTTGATGCGAAGGCAAAAGCGTGCATCAATATTTTTATGGCAGGCGCACCGTCGCATTTGGATCTGTTTGATCCGAAGCCGGTGCTCAACGAACGCCATGGACAAAAGCTGCCAAAGGAGATTTTGGACAAGGCACGATTTGCGTTTATCAAACCGGACACGGCCACGCTGCGCGGCAGCAAGCGCGTCTTCAAACCGCACGGCCAATGTGGTATGGAGTTGAGCGATTACCTTCCGCATTTGGGCACGGTGGCCGATGAGTTATTGCTGGTGCGTTCGATGCATTCGGAGGAGTTCAATCACCATCCCGGGCAACTGCTGATGCAATGCGGCGCGTCCCGGTTTGGGCTGCCAACGATGGGCTCGTGGATGACGTACGGCCTCGGAAGTGAATCAAACAACCTTCCCGGATACGTGGTGCTCACCGCCGGGCGCGGTTCCAGCGGCGGGGCCACACTTTGGCAGAGCGGCTTTCTGCCATCCACTTACGAAGGGGTACTGTTCCGCACACAAGGCGAACCGGTTTTGAATCTCGACAACCCAAAAGGGCTGCCACCGGAATTGCAACGGCTTGGCCTCAACGCATTGCGGCAGCTTAACCAAAGTCGGTTCGAAAAAATCCACGACCCCGAAATCGCCAGCCGCATCGCGAGTTACGAACTGGCCAGCCGAATGCAAACGGCCGCACCGGAATTGATCGATCTTTCCAGAGAAACCGCCGCCACCCAAAAAGCGTACGGACTAAATCGCGCCGAACCCAAAGGCGGCGGACGCGGGCAACTCGGCAACACCTATCAGGATTTCGCGCGCAACTGCCTGCTCGCGCGGCGGCTCGTAGAGCGAGGCGTCCGCTTTATCAACATCGTTTACGCCTCGTGGGATCATCACAGCAACCTCGATCCCGAATTGAAATACAACGCCGGCGCGGTGGACCAACCCATCGCCGCGCTCATCAAGGATCTCAAGCAACGCGGGATGCTCGACAGCACGATGGTGTCGTGGAGCGCGGAGTTTGGCCGCACACCACTGGGCGAAAACCGCAATGGCCGCACCGCCGGCACGGGGCGCGATCATCATCCCTTCTGTTTCTCAATGGCTATGGCCGGTGGCGGCCTCAAAGGCGGGCAGGTTTACGGTGCCACCGATGAGATCGGCTGGGCGATCACCGAAAACCCTGTGCACCCTAACGATCTTCACGCCACAATGCTCCACCAATTTGGCATCGACCACAAACGATTAACTTACCGATTCCAAGGCCGGGATTACCGCCTCACCGATGTCGCGGGCAAAGTCATTCCCCAGTGGTTGACGTAA
- a CDS encoding PSD1 domain-containing protein, producing MSDYLFTKTADFRIFCFVIVFLPASSNAAPIDFAKEIQPIFAQHCTECHGPDKQKAGLNLADSAGLLAKLKSGEHAVVPGKPNQSALIYRLTTTNADEQMPPTEKGKPLPPTDIAKIRQWIIEGGRWSQHWAYRPLDSKPPAVNGKTPARNQIDWFIYAKLKAASVPRSPAADRPTLIKRLSYDLLGLPPTPKEVNAFVNDKSADAYSKLVDRLLASPHYGERWGRHWLDKARYADSDGFEKDRPRMNAWRYRDWVIDAINSDFPFDQFTIEQLAGDLLPNATDAQKLATAFNRQTLTNTEGGTDKEQWRVAAVMDRVETVGAVWLGLTATCARCHTHKYDQFTQKEYYQLFAYFNNGDETNTDVPRSKREYESWLKSKAAHDQRIALLQNKIAARDATLKTQLPKFEQQLRAKIDARVAEPIAFHPLKPITQKGPKDVQFKSQTDGSFLVTGANPPKANYTLEFSTDTRKITGLKIEALPDKSLNANGPGRTAHGNFVLNNISVYATDGPTFDAKKHRVKLSGARAGFAQDKWPAGNAIDGKIGEGNKGTGWAIGPQFGKPHHLILTTAKAIPFKGTTKIQVVLEQQYGSRHTLGRFRITARTGQSAGDGIPAAVVKTLNIEPGKRTPAQAVTLLDYFRDQDAEARKLQAELKQPAPKSPLMSVRVISQRTNSPRATHVMHRGEFKQPRDKVSPDTLSTLPKSNNRADGDRLDLARWLVNGKNPLVPRVTANQIWANLFGEGIVRTLNDFGVRGDAPTHPELLDWLAAELVKRKWSRKAMIRLIVNSATYRQSSAHRPEMVERDPSNLLLHRQNRFRVEAEIIRDLNLAASGLFASKIGGPSVFPPLPSGVASLSYANNFKWATSKDDDRYRRGLYTFFKRTSPHPNLITFDCPDSNVTCVKRTRSNTPLAALATLNNAVFDEAAKALATRLLKEEPTDAGRISLGFKICVARDPTADEHAALTNLLKQTRAYYATHLTEAKIFNGDAEASAWAATTRVLLNLDEFITRE from the coding sequence ATGAGTGATTATTTATTCACAAAAACCGCTGATTTCCGGATTTTTTGCTTTGTAATCGTATTTTTGCCTGCCTCATCCAACGCAGCTCCCATTGATTTTGCAAAGGAAATCCAGCCCATTTTTGCCCAGCACTGCACTGAATGTCATGGGCCAGATAAGCAAAAGGCTGGTTTAAACCTCGCCGATTCAGCCGGTTTACTGGCCAAATTAAAGTCCGGCGAACACGCCGTGGTGCCGGGCAAGCCAAACCAAAGCGCTCTTATTTACCGCCTCACGACCACCAATGCAGACGAACAAATGCCGCCGACCGAAAAAGGCAAGCCACTGCCTCCAACGGACATTGCCAAGATCCGGCAGTGGATTATTGAAGGCGGACGATGGAGTCAGCATTGGGCTTATCGCCCACTGGACTCAAAACCGCCCGCAGTGAACGGCAAGACGCCCGCGCGCAACCAAATTGACTGGTTCATTTATGCAAAACTAAAAGCGGCCAGCGTTCCACGCTCCCCCGCTGCGGATCGCCCCACGCTCATTAAGCGACTCAGTTATGATTTACTCGGTCTGCCGCCAACACCGAAGGAAGTAAATGCTTTTGTGAATGACAAATCGGCCGATGCCTACAGCAAGTTGGTCGACCGTCTGCTGGCCTCGCCGCACTATGGCGAACGCTGGGGCCGCCATTGGTTGGACAAGGCGCGCTATGCCGACAGCGATGGTTTTGAAAAAGATCGGCCACGCATGAACGCATGGCGCTATCGTGACTGGGTCATCGACGCGATTAATTCAGATTTTCCATTTGACCAATTCACCATCGAACAACTCGCCGGCGATTTGCTCCCCAATGCCACCGACGCGCAAAAGCTCGCCACCGCATTTAATCGCCAAACTTTAACCAACACCGAAGGCGGCACGGACAAGGAACAATGGCGTGTCGCCGCGGTAATGGATCGCGTGGAAACGGTCGGGGCGGTTTGGCTGGGACTCACCGCCACCTGCGCGCGCTGCCACACGCACAAGTACGACCAATTCACACAGAAAGAATACTACCAGTTATTCGCGTACTTCAACAACGGCGATGAAACCAACACTGATGTTCCTCGCTCTAAAAGAGAATACGAATCGTGGCTCAAATCCAAGGCCGCGCATGACCAACGCATAGCATTATTGCAAAACAAGATTGCCGCGCGTGATGCAACGTTGAAAACGCAACTCCCAAAATTTGAACAACAATTGCGCGCAAAAATAGACGCCCGCGTTGCCGAACCGATTGCCTTTCACCCACTCAAACCCATCACCCAGAAAGGACCAAAGGACGTCCAATTCAAATCCCAAACGGATGGCTCCTTTTTGGTAACGGGGGCCAACCCGCCCAAAGCCAATTACACGCTGGAGTTTTCCACTGACACCCGGAAAATCACCGGCCTAAAAATTGAAGCGTTGCCCGATAAATCGCTGAACGCCAATGGCCCCGGCCGCACCGCTCACGGAAATTTTGTTTTGAATAATATAAGCGTGTACGCCACGGATGGCCCGACATTTGATGCCAAAAAACATCGCGTGAAACTTTCAGGCGCGAGGGCGGGTTTTGCACAGGACAAGTGGCCGGCCGGCAACGCCATTGATGGCAAAATCGGGGAAGGCAATAAAGGCACCGGCTGGGCGATCGGCCCGCAATTTGGCAAGCCGCACCATTTGATTCTCACAACTGCGAAGGCGATTCCCTTCAAAGGCACCACGAAAATTCAAGTCGTGCTCGAACAACAGTACGGCAGCCGGCACACGCTCGGCCGCTTCCGCATCACCGCGCGCACGGGACAATCGGCGGGCGATGGCATTCCGGCGGCAGTAGTCAAGACGCTGAACATCGAGCCCGGCAAGCGCACTCCCGCGCAGGCGGTGACTTTGTTGGATTATTTTCGAGATCAAGATGCCGAGGCACGCAAGCTGCAGGCGGAGTTGAAACAGCCCGCACCCAAATCGCCGCTGATGAGTGTGCGCGTGATTTCGCAGCGCACCAATTCCCCTCGCGCCACACACGTGATGCATCGAGGCGAATTCAAGCAGCCGCGCGATAAAGTTTCCCCCGACACCCTCTCCACGCTCCCCAAATCGAACAACCGCGCAGACGGTGATCGACTTGACCTCGCGCGCTGGCTGGTGAACGGCAAAAACCCACTCGTGCCGCGCGTCACGGCCAATCAAATCTGGGCCAACCTGTTTGGCGAAGGCATCGTGCGCACGCTAAATGACTTCGGCGTGCGCGGCGATGCGCCTACACATCCTGAACTGCTCGACTGGCTTGCGGCGGAGTTGGTGAAACGCAAGTGGAGCCGCAAGGCAATGATTCGGCTGATCGTCAATAGCGCCACCTACCGCCAGTCCTCAGCCCACCGTCCGGAAATGGTTGAGCGCGATCCCAGCAACTTACTGTTACACCGGCAAAACCGTTTCCGTGTGGAGGCGGAAATCATCCGCGACCTCAACCTCGCCGCAAGCGGGTTGTTCGCAAGCAAGATTGGCGGGCCCAGCGTTTTCCCTCCCCTGCCCTCCGGCGTGGCTTCGCTGAGTTATGCGAATAATTTCAAGTGGGCCACCAGCAAAGACGATGACCGCTATCGGCGGGGACTTTACACGTTTTTCAAACGCACCTCACCGCATCCGAACCTCATCACTTTTGATTGCCCCGACAGCAATGTCACCTGCGTGAAGCGCACCCGCTCCAACACCCCCCTCGCCGCACTGGCCACCTTAAATAACGCAGTGTTCGACGAAGCCGCCAAGGCGTTGGCCACGCGTTTATTGAAGGAGGAACCCACTGACGCGGGACGCATCTCGCTGGGTTTCAAAATATGCGTAGCACGCGATCCGACAGCCGATGAACACGCCGCGCTGACTAATCTCTTGAAACAAACCCGCGCCTACTACGCCACCCATTTAACTGAAGCCAAGATATTCAACGGCGACGCAGAGGCCAGTGCTTGGGCGGCCACCACGCGCGTACTGCTGAATCTGGACGAGTTCATCACGCGCGAGTAA
- a CDS encoding DUF1501 domain-containing protein: protein MNPRQQFYLTESRREFLKHTGAGIGAMALASALKGETTAQRPHLSPRAKHVIYIHLVGAPSQLDLFDHKPELVKRTGQKCPDHMFKGKQLAFIREHPLLLGTRFKFNRHGQSGLELCEHLPQLGGVADELCLVKSLRTEHFNHAPAQLFQHTGFGQFGRPGIGSWVSYGLGTENQDLPSYVVMITGSVAGGGNSLWGSGFLPTVHQGIEFRSSGDPVLFLSNPKGINGKDRREIVDGINFLNRQSLTKVGDPEIATRIAQYELAFRMQTSVPELMDTTKESKSTHARYGTAPGKPSFANNCLLARRLVERGVRFIQLFDQGWDHHSGVFNNIPNKAKQLDRPVAALIADLKQRGLLDDTLIVLGGEFGRTPMLQGKSNAGAGKNVGRDHHKEGFTMMLAGGGVKGGTSYGETDELGYQPAQDPAHIHDLNATILQLLGLNHERLTFKYQGRDFRLTDVHGHVIDRILA from the coding sequence ATGAACCCCCGCCAACAATTTTACCTCACCGAATCCCGTCGGGAATTCCTTAAGCACACGGGTGCGGGCATCGGAGCGATGGCGTTGGCTTCGGCCTTAAAGGGCGAAACCACCGCGCAACGCCCGCACCTCTCACCGCGCGCGAAGCACGTGATCTACATTCACCTCGTCGGCGCCCCGTCGCAGCTGGATCTATTCGACCACAAACCAGAATTGGTGAAACGCACCGGCCAAAAATGTCCGGATCACATGTTCAAAGGGAAACAGTTGGCCTTCATCCGGGAACATCCATTGCTGTTGGGCACCCGGTTCAAATTCAACCGGCACGGACAGTCGGGCCTCGAACTTTGCGAACACCTGCCTCAACTTGGCGGCGTTGCCGATGAACTTTGCCTGGTAAAATCTCTGAGAACCGAGCACTTCAACCACGCCCCGGCGCAGCTATTTCAGCACACAGGCTTCGGCCAATTCGGGCGGCCGGGCATCGGTTCTTGGGTGAGTTACGGGCTGGGCACAGAAAACCAGGATCTCCCCAGTTACGTGGTGATGATCACCGGCAGCGTGGCCGGCGGCGGCAACAGCCTGTGGGGCAGCGGGTTTTTACCGACGGTTCACCAAGGCATAGAATTTCGTAGCAGCGGCGATCCTGTTTTATTTTTGTCCAACCCCAAAGGCATCAACGGCAAAGACCGGCGCGAAATAGTCGACGGCATTAATTTTTTGAACAGACAATCACTGACGAAAGTTGGCGACCCGGAAATCGCCACGCGGATCGCGCAGTACGAACTGGCTTTCCGAATGCAGACAAGCGTGCCGGAACTGATGGACACCACCAAGGAATCGAAATCCACCCACGCACGCTACGGCACCGCGCCCGGCAAGCCGAGTTTCGCCAACAACTGCCTGCTCGCGCGGCGGTTGGTAGAACGCGGCGTACGCTTCATCCAACTCTTCGACCAAGGTTGGGATCACCACAGCGGTGTGTTCAATAACATCCCCAATAAAGCCAAACAACTTGACCGTCCTGTCGCCGCGCTCATCGCAGATTTAAAACAACGCGGATTACTCGATGATACCTTGATTGTACTTGGTGGCGAATTCGGCCGCACCCCTATGTTACAAGGCAAGAGCAATGCCGGCGCTGGGAAAAACGTGGGGCGCGATCATCATAAAGAAGGCTTCACCATGATGCTCGCCGGCGGAGGAGTAAAAGGCGGCACAAGTTATGGCGAAACAGATGAGCTAGGCTATCAGCCGGCACAAGACCCGGCGCATATCCATGATCTCAATGCCACTATCCTGCAGCTCTTGGGCCTAAACCACGAGCGGCTTACCTTCAAATATCAGGGCCGCGATTTCCGCCTTACTGACGTCCACGGACACGTGATTGACCGTATCCTGGCGTGA
- a CDS encoding DUF1553 domain-containing protein — protein sequence MAGAESNRATRHWAYQKPVRPALPRTDSKWPRNAIDFFVLRRLETNRIKPSPAAPPEQLLRRVHLDLIGLPPSPAVLNAFLANPSDTAYEKIVNALLNSKHYGERWARPWLDLARYADSNGFQADQLRDSWAYRDWVIDAFNSGMPFNQFVIEQIAGDLLPKATAAQRIATGFHRTPTCNVEAGVHPEENRFNQVVDRVNTTGTVFLGTTLECAQCHDHKYDPFSMKDYYSLFSFFNNTPLEVKQLGNGVTWDFYGPTMELPIKATTATQLQKLNTQREALKKKVDGLRKGLADEPNPPKNIAAILRKANWSKKEKTTLENHFKVKYPILNQEELKLLALDKQINALKPHTTLVMVEQAKPRETHVMRRGNYLSPGDVVTSETPTALHGFKKNWPRNRLGLARWLVDADNPLVARVTVNRWWAKLMGRGLVATQEDFGTQSVPPTHPDLLDWLAVEFVERGWSMKHIHKQIVMSAMYRQSSRVTPTLLAADATNKFYARAPRLRMSAEMIRDNALAISGLLSTKMQGPPIYPPQPGNIWRHVGRNGPKFNVATDENRFRRGVYVVWRRGAPYASFVNFDAPDRGACVVQRPRTNTPLQALTLMNDEAYVEMTLAFAARVLSNENHGADAKIAFAFQTALSRSPHKTELNFVKSLLMKRNLYFEKNPKAAAAIVNSIKGWNPPNNLDKGKLAAWFYVANILLNLDETITKQ from the coding sequence ATGGCTGGTGCCGAATCCAACCGGGCCACCCGCCATTGGGCATATCAAAAACCAGTACGCCCCGCCCTGCCACGGACGGATTCGAAATGGCCACGCAATGCGATTGATTTTTTTGTGCTTCGCCGATTGGAGACCAACAGGATTAAACCTTCACCCGCCGCTCCTCCAGAGCAATTACTGCGCCGCGTGCATTTGGATCTCATCGGTTTGCCGCCTTCGCCTGCGGTGTTGAATGCCTTTCTTGCCAACCCCAGCGATACAGCTTACGAAAAAATCGTCAATGCCCTTCTAAACTCTAAACACTACGGCGAACGCTGGGCACGGCCGTGGCTGGACCTCGCACGATACGCCGACAGCAACGGCTTCCAAGCCGACCAGCTCCGCGACAGTTGGGCCTATCGCGATTGGGTGATTGATGCGTTTAATTCAGGAATGCCATTCAATCAATTTGTCATCGAACAAATTGCCGGCGATTTACTACCAAAAGCCACCGCGGCGCAGCGAATCGCAACAGGCTTCCATCGTACGCCAACGTGCAACGTCGAGGCGGGGGTACACCCGGAAGAAAACCGCTTCAATCAGGTCGTCGATCGCGTGAACACAACAGGCACCGTTTTCCTTGGCACGACCCTCGAATGCGCACAATGCCACGATCACAAATACGACCCTTTCTCGATGAAGGATTATTATTCGCTGTTTTCGTTTTTCAACAACACCCCGCTGGAGGTGAAGCAACTGGGCAATGGGGTGACGTGGGATTTTTATGGGCCGACGATGGAACTTCCGATTAAGGCAACGACGGCAACCCAACTTCAAAAGCTGAACACCCAAAGGGAAGCCTTGAAAAAGAAAGTGGATGGTTTACGGAAAGGCTTGGCTGATGAACCAAACCCGCCAAAGAACATCGCCGCCATTCTTCGCAAAGCAAACTGGTCCAAAAAAGAAAAGACGACGCTGGAAAATCATTTCAAAGTCAAATATCCAATCTTAAACCAAGAGGAGCTGAAACTGTTGGCGCTCGACAAGCAAATCAACGCCCTCAAGCCACACACCACGCTGGTGATGGTGGAGCAGGCCAAGCCGCGCGAAACGCACGTGATGCGGCGAGGCAATTATCTTTCCCCTGGTGATGTGGTGACCAGCGAAACTCCCACTGCGCTGCATGGCTTTAAAAAGAATTGGCCGCGCAACCGCCTCGGCCTCGCGCGTTGGCTCGTTGATGCGGATAATCCGTTGGTTGCGCGCGTAACGGTGAATCGTTGGTGGGCAAAATTGATGGGGCGCGGCCTCGTGGCGACGCAGGAGGATTTCGGCACACAATCTGTTCCACCGACGCATCCGGATTTACTCGACTGGCTGGCAGTGGAATTCGTCGAGCGCGGCTGGTCGATGAAACACATTCACAAACAAATTGTGATGAGCGCCATGTACCGGCAGTCTTCGCGGGTGACTCCGACGCTATTGGCGGCGGATGCGACTAATAAATTCTACGCCCGCGCACCGCGCCTTCGAATGAGCGCGGAGATGATCCGCGACAATGCCCTGGCCATCAGCGGATTGCTCAGCACAAAGATGCAAGGCCCGCCGATTTACCCGCCGCAACCAGGAAACATTTGGCGGCACGTTGGCCGCAACGGACCCAAATTCAACGTGGCCACCGATGAGAACCGTTTCCGCCGTGGCGTGTACGTCGTGTGGCGACGCGGCGCACCTTATGCAAGTTTTGTCAATTTCGATGCCCCCGACCGAGGCGCTTGCGTGGTGCAACGCCCACGCACCAACACCCCGCTCCAAGCGCTCACGTTGATGAATGACGAAGCATACGTCGAGATGACGCTAGCCTTCGCCGCTCGGGTTTTGAGCAACGAAAACCACGGGGCAGATGCGAAGATTGCGTTTGCTTTTCAGACCGCGCTTTCCCGTTCACCACATAAAACAGAATTGAATTTTGTGAAATCACTCCTAATGAAACGCAATCTGTATTTTGAGAAGAACCCAAAAGCAGCTGCCGCAATTGTCAACAGTATCAAGGGCTGGAATCCGCCAAATAATTTGGATAAGGGCAAACTGGCCGCATGGTTTTACGTCGCAAATATTTTACTGAATCTCGACGAAACAATTACCAAGCAGTGA